One segment of Trichlorobacter ammonificans DNA contains the following:
- a CDS encoding glycosyltransferase, whose amino-acid sequence MTTDRTVRVVQITQYLEIGGLESLIMELCRSLDRSRFTPSVLCLNGYDPQYAATLEHSGVAVHLVTKRHRRDLLFLQRAASLLRRLGTDVVHSHGGCFLYGSLIGRLAGARLLVHTLHGMPVERGLQARCEERLACALTDRIVAVSDGVAADILSRNPAAAHKVTTVINGIDTERFKPLNDPRQVSELRRHHGLPTDTAVIGSVGRLEAVKNYPLLLRACAELRRSRGIPFHLVLVGSGSEEVDLKQLAAELGIGQQVSFPGMCYDLQEVYPTFDLFALSSLTEGTSLSLLEALSCGVPAVVTAVGGNCRIVQHGVNGYLCRSGDQGPLALFLGRLLRDEEERRAMGVRARSVIRERFALGGMVAAYQELYRDGAVAAPALSPEAELSSYEILLP is encoded by the coding sequence ATGACGACCGACAGAACCGTCCGGGTGGTCCAGATCACCCAATACCTGGAGATCGGCGGACTGGAGAGCCTGATCATGGAGCTTTGCCGCTCGCTGGATCGCTCCCGTTTCACGCCCTCAGTGCTCTGCCTGAACGGCTACGACCCGCAGTACGCGGCAACCCTGGAACACAGCGGTGTGGCGGTGCACCTGGTCACGAAGCGGCACCGCCGCGACCTGCTCTTTCTGCAGCGGGCCGCCTCGCTGCTGCGGCGGCTGGGCACCGACGTCGTCCACTCCCACGGCGGCTGTTTCCTGTACGGTTCGCTGATCGGCCGGCTGGCCGGGGCACGGCTGCTTGTGCACACCCTGCACGGCATGCCGGTGGAACGCGGTCTGCAGGCCCGCTGCGAAGAGCGGCTGGCCTGCGCCCTCACCGACCGGATCGTGGCGGTTTCAGACGGCGTGGCCGCGGATATCCTCTCCCGCAACCCTGCTGCTGCCCATAAGGTGACAACGGTCATCAACGGCATCGACACGGAACGGTTCAAACCGCTGAACGACCCCCGACAGGTATCCGAGCTGCGCCGGCACCACGGACTGCCGACGGACACCGCCGTCATCGGCAGCGTGGGACGGCTGGAGGCGGTGAAGAACTACCCGCTGCTGCTGCGGGCCTGCGCGGAACTACGTCGCAGCCGGGGCATCCCCTTTCATCTGGTGCTGGTGGGCAGCGGTAGCGAAGAAGTCGACCTGAAACAACTGGCAGCGGAGCTGGGCATCGGGCAGCAGGTCTCCTTTCCGGGGATGTGCTACGACCTGCAGGAGGTCTACCCGACCTTCGACCTGTTCGCCCTCTCCTCCCTCACCGAAGGGACGTCACTCTCCCTGCTGGAAGCGCTGTCTTGCGGCGTTCCGGCGGTGGTGACGGCGGTGGGCGGCAACTGCCGTATCGTGCAGCACGGCGTCAACGGCTATCTCTGCCGCTCCGGCGACCAGGGGCCCCTGGCCCTCTTTCTGGGCCGACTGCTGCGGGACGAAGAGGAGCGGCGCGCCATGGGGGTTCGGGCCAGGAGCGTCATACGGGAGCGGTTCGCCCTCGGCGGCATGGTGGCCGCCTATCAGGAGCTGTACCGGGACGGCGCCGTTGCCGCCCCGGCCCTGTCACCGGAAGCGGAGCTTTCTTCCTATGAAATCCTGCTCCCTTAA
- a CDS encoding DegT/DnrJ/EryC1/StrS family aminotransferase, protein MNRQRPLSAFPHLDPRQVTGRRTHPDPLLGNGRVRLYASGRAGLFRIVAGLALPPGSTILLPAYHCGVEVEAVLRAGCGVAFYRVRFDLGIDLDHIRALIDQHTRGILVAHYFGFPQEISELAALCRQRELVLIEDCAHALYSRDQRGAWLGTTADYGLFSMRKTVFMPNGGAVRVNRAELPLPQPGIRYLDRSIVTSTVKSLLEYGATGSGVPAAWARRLLHSHERRSDAATAAANDGGAVRWYYDVPSLDYRHDIAALSRWCAGGPEVREIVGRRRENYRSLAALLAPRLADRLPFPELPEGVCPLCLPLFVPQRDAVAERLAARGVHPFVFGRHPHPLLQPEQFPEATVLAAGIVGLPVQQQLTERDMALVADILLQSLDEVTTS, encoded by the coding sequence ATGAACCGCCAACGCCCCCTTTCCGCCTTTCCCCATCTTGATCCGCGACAGGTGACGGGACGCCGCACGCACCCGGACCCGCTGCTGGGCAACGGCCGGGTCCGGCTGTACGCCTCGGGCCGGGCCGGGCTCTTCCGGATCGTCGCCGGCCTGGCGCTGCCGCCGGGAAGCACCATCCTGCTGCCGGCCTACCACTGCGGGGTGGAGGTGGAGGCGGTGCTCAGGGCCGGCTGCGGGGTGGCGTTCTACCGGGTCCGTTTCGACCTGGGGATCGACCTCGACCATATCCGTGCGCTGATCGATCAGCACACCAGGGGGATCCTGGTGGCCCACTACTTCGGCTTTCCCCAGGAAATCTCCGAGCTGGCGGCCCTCTGCCGGCAGCGGGAGCTGGTGCTGATCGAGGACTGCGCCCATGCCCTCTATTCGCGGGACCAGCGGGGCGCCTGGCTGGGCACCACCGCTGACTACGGGCTCTTCAGCATGCGCAAGACCGTCTTCATGCCCAACGGCGGCGCCGTGCGGGTGAACCGCGCCGAGCTCCCCCTGCCGCAGCCCGGTATCCGCTACCTGGACCGCAGCATCGTCACCTCCACGGTCAAATCCCTGCTGGAATACGGAGCAACGGGCAGCGGAGTACCGGCAGCCTGGGCTCGCCGGCTGCTGCACAGCCACGAGCGCCGCAGCGACGCCGCGACCGCGGCCGCCAACGACGGGGGTGCTGTCCGCTGGTACTACGACGTGCCGTCCCTCGACTACCGTCACGACATCGCCGCCCTCTCCCGCTGGTGCGCCGGCGGTCCGGAGGTCCGGGAGATCGTCGGCAGGCGCCGGGAGAACTACCGGTCCCTGGCGGCGCTCCTGGCACCACGGCTGGCGGACCGGCTGCCCTTTCCCGAGCTTCCGGAGGGGGTCTGTCCCCTCTGCCTCCCGCTGTTCGTGCCGCAGCGGGACGCCGTCGCGGAACGGCTCGCCGCCCGGGGCGTGCATCCCTTTGTCTTCGGCAGGCATCCCCATCCCCTGCTGCAGCCGGAGCAGTTCCCGGAGGCGACCGTTCTGGCGGCGGGGATCGTCGGCCTGCCGGTACAGCAGCAGTTGACGGAGCGGGATATGGCCCTGGTCGCCGACATCCTGCTCCAATCCCTGGACGAGGTAACGACATCATGA
- a CDS encoding glycosyltransferase, with protein MFETISADLKRLSPSQRPSLRSLLAGLLSQGFQAILVFRLFNWLHRHGYSGQPLRFICERFIEITTGISIPACCSIGPGLRIHHFGGIIFHPSVVLGENCTLYHGVTIGDRGGWGRAARIGNNVLIGAGAKIIGEICIGDNCIVGANAVVTRSVPPNTVVVGSPCRCKPRSDETAATSPPAPRPVPRIMDFRGTYKGGGGPDKTVLNSAARHDPARVFVMVVYLRQPRDDQFQIPAMAARLGIRYTDVPDGATLDMACLRRLREIVTGNDLRVIHTHDDKTLLYAWLLSLQVPGLSIMHTCHSHALPRPGDFGSWRSFAAYRLRRRVLAFLMQRHCKPIITVSADTRKRLIDAGLKGTEVAVLHNGIDLAVWRPETARPVLKDELRLAEGDLLVGTVARITPEKDLPTFYRVAEAVALQRPGVRFVIVGDGYGDELARAREEVQRRSLEQLIVFTGHRTDLLDVYASLDVFLMTSVTEGMPNTLLEAMAMGVPSVATAVGGIPELLHPDWGGFLAPAGDVAGLAGRVAELLADPELRRHAGSACRRRVESRFSFEQRVRRMEEYYDWFAGCSPCPPEQTPGTEEAHHA; from the coding sequence ATGTTCGAGACCATTAGCGCCGACCTGAAACGACTCAGCCCGTCGCAACGTCCCTCGCTGCGCTCCCTGCTCGCCGGACTGCTGTCGCAGGGATTTCAAGCGATACTTGTATTCAGGTTGTTCAACTGGCTGCATCGACACGGATATTCCGGCCAGCCGCTCCGCTTTATCTGTGAGCGGTTCATCGAAATCACCACCGGCATTTCCATCCCGGCCTGCTGCAGCATCGGCCCGGGCCTGCGCATCCACCACTTCGGCGGCATCATCTTCCATCCCAGTGTGGTGCTGGGGGAAAACTGCACCCTTTACCACGGCGTGACCATCGGCGACCGGGGGGGCTGGGGCAGGGCCGCCCGCATCGGCAACAACGTGCTGATCGGCGCCGGCGCCAAGATCATCGGCGAAATCTGCATCGGCGACAACTGCATTGTCGGCGCCAATGCCGTGGTGACCCGCTCGGTACCGCCCAACACCGTGGTGGTGGGCTCTCCCTGCCGCTGCAAACCACGCAGCGACGAGACGGCAGCAACATCGCCCCCCGCTCCCCGGCCGGTGCCGCGCATCATGGACTTCCGCGGCACCTACAAGGGAGGGGGCGGCCCGGACAAGACCGTGCTCAACTCCGCTGCCCGGCACGATCCGGCCAGGGTGTTCGTCATGGTGGTCTACCTGCGCCAGCCCCGGGACGACCAGTTCCAGATTCCCGCCATGGCGGCCCGGCTGGGTATCCGGTACACCGACGTCCCCGACGGCGCCACCCTTGATATGGCCTGCCTGCGCCGGCTCCGGGAGATCGTCACCGGCAACGACCTGCGGGTGATCCACACCCACGACGACAAGACCCTGCTCTATGCCTGGCTGCTCTCCCTGCAGGTGCCGGGACTCTCGATCATGCACACCTGTCACTCCCACGCCCTGCCCCGGCCCGGCGACTTCGGCTCCTGGCGCAGCTTCGCCGCATATCGCCTGCGCCGGCGGGTGCTGGCCTTCCTGATGCAGCGCCATTGCAAGCCGATCATCACCGTTTCCGCCGACACCCGCAAGCGCCTGATCGATGCCGGTCTCAAGGGAACGGAGGTCGCGGTCCTGCATAACGGCATCGATCTGGCAGTCTGGCGACCGGAGACGGCACGGCCGGTATTGAAGGACGAGTTGCGGCTGGCTGAGGGGGACCTGCTGGTGGGTACCGTTGCCCGCATCACCCCTGAAAAGGATCTGCCCACCTTCTACCGGGTGGCGGAGGCGGTGGCGCTGCAACGGCCGGGAGTCCGTTTCGTGATCGTGGGAGACGGCTACGGCGACGAGCTGGCTCGGGCGCGGGAAGAGGTACAGCGGCGCTCCCTTGAGCAGCTGATCGTCTTTACCGGTCACCGCACCGACCTGCTCGACGTCTACGCCTCCCTCGACGTCTTCCTGATGACCTCGGTCACCGAGGGGATGCCGAACACCCTGCTGGAAGCCATGGCCATGGGGGTACCATCGGTCGCCACTGCGGTGGGGGGGATTCCGGAGCTACTGCACCCGGACTGGGGGGGATTTCTCGCCCCGGCGGGAGATGTGGCGGGACTTGCCGGCCGGGTAGCGGAGCTGCTGGCCGACCCCGAGCTGCGCCGGCATGCCGGCAGCGCCTGCCGCAGGCGGGTGGAGAGCCGCTTTTCCTTCGAACAGCGGGTGCGGCGAATGGAGGAATACTACGACTGGTTTGCCGGGTGCTCCCCCTGCCCGCCGGAGCAGACACCCGGAACGGAGGAGGCGCACCATGCGTGA
- a CDS encoding RIFT barrel domain-containing protein codes for MREKELLVHTGFSSANRSEYVRIGIPCARGELPEPSGLAMVAPTGDERPVQAEALARWRDGSVKWLLLDFLADASPGGSSSYRLVRTTVPPPPPPDSPRVTAGERTWLVTTGAATFRIDAEVFRPFSGITAGGVELLAAEGALCLLELHDSGPVVPRVATIDLETAGPVRTTLRIKGTCSIASGSTDLHYTARLHFFAGSPWVVLEVTLRNCRRAEHPGGFWDLGDPGSLLIREFGFRFPLRPGLAEQVDCSPLPGASPVRADDPATGLLLYQESSGGANWQSPLHRNRHGHIPHTIRGFRLTAGEELLMAGGRATPFIRCGNADHGIAVGMPRFWQQFPRTLAADREAVTVGIFPRCYPDLHELQGGEQTTATLHLAATTDAADAVWLTAPFTVTAAPAVYRRAGVLPDLPADPANGGSLIDRFIAGPECILAKREEIDEYGWRNFGEVYADHEAVQHRGSEPFVSHYGNQYDLCAGMYRMAFATGMPLWGELAGDLARHLRDIDIYHTDRDREEYNHGLFWHTDHYVPAGLATHRSYSREQAQYRNRPSGGGGPGAEHCYTTGLLLHYLHSGDTACRDAVIELARWCLASLNGSRTLLATVHNALRYGRRLWRHNGSGTLPFPRYPLTRGTGNGVIACLDAFEAGGGRWFLEQAETLIRGALHPADDIAARNLLEAEDAWSYTVLLAAVAAYLEKKRELAECDEPFRYARACLLAYAEWMLKHEYPYLDKPEILEYPNETWPAQDLRKSVILFHASRHAAAEGRDAFREKAWFFYETARQELHRHPTSRLTRPVALMLQNGWVGARLMARTSLPEPLPAAVAADFGSPTPRLAFSSVLRRVATELGQALAQPSLARELAWLRPRLRNLRYTP; via the coding sequence ATGCGTGAGAAGGAACTGCTCGTCCACACCGGCTTTTCCTCCGCCAACAGGTCGGAATACGTCAGGATCGGCATTCCCTGCGCCCGGGGAGAACTGCCCGAACCATCGGGGCTGGCCATGGTCGCTCCCACGGGGGATGAACGGCCGGTGCAGGCCGAAGCACTGGCCCGCTGGCGGGACGGCTCGGTGAAGTGGCTGCTGCTTGATTTTCTCGCCGACGCTTCTCCCGGCGGCAGCAGCAGCTATCGCCTGGTCCGAACCACCGTTCCTCCCCCACCGCCGCCGGACTCCCCGCGGGTAACGGCGGGGGAACGGACGTGGCTGGTGACCACCGGTGCGGCCACCTTCCGGATCGATGCCGAAGTGTTCCGCCCCTTCAGCGGCATCACGGCAGGGGGAGTGGAGCTGCTGGCGGCGGAGGGGGCCTTATGCCTGCTGGAACTGCACGACAGCGGCCCCGTTGTCCCCAGGGTTGCCACCATCGACCTGGAGACGGCGGGACCGGTGCGCACCACCCTGCGGATCAAGGGAACCTGCTCCATCGCTTCCGGCAGTACCGATCTCCACTACACCGCTCGCCTGCACTTTTTTGCCGGCAGCCCCTGGGTCGTGCTGGAGGTTACCCTGCGTAACTGCCGGCGGGCGGAGCATCCCGGCGGATTCTGGGATCTGGGGGACCCGGGGTCGCTGCTGATCCGCGAGTTCGGCTTCCGCTTCCCCCTGCGCCCCGGCCTGGCGGAGCAGGTGGACTGCAGCCCCCTGCCCGGCGCTTCTCCGGTGCGCGCCGACGATCCGGCAACGGGCCTGCTGCTGTACCAGGAGTCCAGCGGCGGTGCCAACTGGCAGAGCCCCCTGCACCGCAACCGTCACGGCCACATTCCCCACACCATCCGGGGCTTCAGACTGACAGCGGGCGAAGAGCTGCTCATGGCAGGTGGACGGGCGACACCGTTTATCCGCTGCGGCAACGCCGACCATGGCATCGCCGTGGGCATGCCCCGCTTCTGGCAGCAGTTCCCCCGCACCCTGGCGGCGGACCGGGAAGCCGTGACCGTGGGGATTTTCCCCCGCTGCTACCCTGATTTGCACGAACTGCAGGGGGGTGAACAGACGACCGCCACCCTGCATCTGGCTGCCACGACCGATGCGGCTGATGCGGTATGGCTCACCGCCCCCTTCACCGTCACGGCCGCTCCGGCGGTCTACCGGAGAGCCGGCGTGCTGCCGGATCTGCCGGCGGATCCGGCCAACGGCGGCAGCCTCATCGACCGCTTTATCGCCGGGCCGGAATGTATACTGGCAAAGCGGGAGGAGATCGACGAGTACGGCTGGCGCAACTTCGGCGAGGTCTACGCTGACCACGAGGCGGTCCAGCATCGGGGAAGCGAGCCGTTCGTCTCCCACTACGGCAACCAGTACGACCTCTGCGCCGGCATGTACCGCATGGCGTTCGCCACCGGCATGCCGCTCTGGGGCGAACTGGCCGGCGACCTGGCCCGTCACCTGCGGGACATCGACATCTACCACACCGACCGTGACCGGGAGGAATACAACCACGGCCTGTTCTGGCACACGGATCACTACGTGCCGGCGGGGCTCGCCACCCACCGTTCCTACTCGCGGGAACAGGCGCAGTACCGGAACCGGCCCTCCGGCGGCGGTGGACCGGGGGCCGAGCACTGCTACACCACCGGCCTGCTCCTGCACTACCTCCACAGCGGCGATACCGCCTGCCGCGATGCGGTGATCGAGTTGGCCCGCTGGTGCCTCGCCTCCCTGAACGGCTCCCGCACCCTGCTGGCCACGGTACACAACGCCCTCCGCTACGGCCGCCGCTTGTGGCGACACAACGGCAGCGGCACACTGCCCTTTCCCCGCTATCCCCTGACCCGGGGCACCGGCAACGGGGTAATTGCCTGTCTCGACGCCTTCGAAGCCGGAGGAGGTCGCTGGTTCCTGGAGCAGGCGGAAACCCTGATCCGCGGCGCCCTGCACCCCGCTGACGACATCGCGGCCCGCAACCTGCTGGAGGCCGAGGATGCCTGGTCCTACACCGTGCTGCTGGCGGCGGTGGCGGCCTACCTGGAGAAGAAGCGGGAACTGGCCGAGTGCGACGAACCGTTCCGCTACGCCCGGGCCTGTTTGCTGGCCTACGCCGAATGGATGCTGAAGCACGAATACCCGTACCTGGACAAGCCGGAAATCCTGGAATACCCGAACGAAACCTGGCCGGCCCAGGATCTGCGCAAGAGCGTCATTCTCTTCCATGCCTCCCGCCATGCCGCCGCCGAAGGGCGGGACGCCTTCCGGGAAAAGGCCTGGTTCTTCTACGAAACGGCCCGGCAGGAACTGCACCGGCATCCCACCAGCCGCCTGACCCGCCCGGTGGCCCTGATGCTCCAGAACGGCTGGGTCGGCGCCCGCCTGATGGCCCGCACCTCCCTCCCGGAACCGCTCCCCGCCGCCGTTGCCGCCGATTTCGGCAGCCCCACGCCGCGTCTTGCTTTCTCCAGCGTGCTCCGGCGGGTGGCAACGGAACTGGGGCAGGCACTGGCCCAGCCGAGCCTTGCCCGCGAACTGGCCTGGCTGCGGCCCCGGCTGCGCAACCTCAGGTACACGCCATGA
- a CDS encoding glycosyltransferase family 2 protein, translating into MAYAIMLLTAALLFYLFIGYPLLLWLVARLFPLRHRCDHGVTPSVTLVISAYNEEKVIGRKLENALQLDYPPEQLTIMVVSDCSTDRTDELVRGFTDRGVILVRPEERRGKTAGLNLALQRIDSELVVFSDANALYDRQALRHLVKHFSDPAIGYVVGDARYREEKRTAAGVSEGSYWNIERMMKEWESAFSSVVGGDGALYAIRRKLYEPLRESDINDFVNPLQIVAKGYRGIFEPAAWCTEKPAGQFGKEFSRKVRIVNRSFNGLLRVPAVCNPLRFPRFAWQVISHKLLRWFSPYLLGINFMAALAVAADRGPDSAAALLVALYGGTALLALAGWRQDRRGDSSPLYVLPYYVALMNVASAVGVLLRLRGTVISTWNTVRAGGGSREPLAALLPCLLLATIIASIACLFPSLPVPAVLLHAVAYGLLGVIAYMYVGYPLVLTLLAWLLPARIDRDEQYCPEVTLLIVACDEERDIAAKLENSLLLDYPPERLKIVVASDGSGDATAALVREYAPRGVRLLDFPVNRGKIAALNDAMEQIQSEIVVLSDANVMYECRALRTLVRNFNDPTVGAVSGRVTLLNSTLSYRHSENAYYGIEHFIQEMEGATGTLVGADGAMYAIRRSLFLPPPNDTILDDFVIAMNIARQGYRVLHEPDALGFERNLHELADEFRRKARIISGGFQWLLRGSGLPDLSRPLLLFNFVSHKVLRWFSGALFIPLILLLLHIHLSPDLTTPLLSTVLYLFCCAALLALLGQVVPTVRRIIPINLLHYFFMLALASLVGLFRELGGGQQVTWRRGVTPCAE; encoded by the coding sequence ATGGCATATGCGATCATGCTGCTCACCGCCGCCCTGCTGTTCTACCTCTTCATCGGCTACCCGCTGCTGCTGTGGCTCGTGGCCCGGCTGTTCCCGCTCCGGCACCGCTGCGACCACGGTGTCACCCCCTCCGTCACCCTGGTCATATCGGCCTACAATGAGGAGAAGGTCATCGGGCGCAAGCTGGAAAACGCCCTGCAGCTGGACTACCCGCCGGAGCAGTTGACCATCATGGTGGTGTCGGATTGCTCCACCGACCGGACCGACGAGCTGGTGCGCGGCTTTACCGACCGGGGGGTCATCCTGGTCAGGCCGGAGGAGCGGCGCGGCAAGACCGCCGGTCTCAACCTGGCCCTGCAGCGGATCGACAGCGAGCTGGTGGTATTTTCCGATGCCAACGCCCTGTACGACCGGCAGGCGCTGCGTCACCTGGTGAAGCATTTCAGCGATCCGGCCATCGGTTACGTGGTGGGGGATGCCCGCTACCGGGAAGAGAAGCGGACCGCTGCCGGCGTCAGCGAAGGAAGTTACTGGAACATCGAGCGAATGATGAAGGAGTGGGAATCGGCCTTCTCGTCGGTGGTGGGGGGTGACGGCGCCCTCTACGCCATCAGGCGGAAACTGTACGAGCCGCTGCGGGAAAGCGACATCAACGACTTCGTCAACCCGCTGCAGATCGTTGCCAAAGGCTACCGGGGGATCTTCGAGCCGGCAGCCTGGTGTACCGAAAAGCCGGCCGGCCAGTTCGGCAAGGAGTTCTCCCGCAAGGTACGCATCGTCAACCGCAGTTTCAACGGCCTGCTGCGGGTACCGGCCGTCTGCAATCCCCTGCGTTTTCCCCGCTTTGCCTGGCAGGTGATCTCCCACAAGCTGCTGCGCTGGTTCTCCCCTTACCTGCTCGGGATCAACTTCATGGCGGCCCTGGCAGTTGCCGCCGACCGGGGACCCGACTCAGCCGCCGCCCTGCTGGTGGCACTCTACGGCGGCACGGCCCTGCTGGCACTGGCCGGCTGGCGGCAGGACCGGCGCGGAGACAGCTCCCCGCTGTATGTCCTGCCCTACTACGTCGCCCTGATGAACGTTGCCTCGGCAGTGGGCGTGCTGCTGCGGCTGCGGGGAACGGTCATTTCCACCTGGAACACGGTCAGGGCCGGGGGGGGCTCACGGGAACCGCTGGCCGCCCTGCTCCCCTGCCTGCTGCTGGCAACGATCATCGCCAGTATCGCCTGTCTGTTCCCGTCCCTGCCCGTTCCGGCAGTGCTGCTGCATGCCGTTGCCTACGGGTTGCTGGGCGTCATCGCCTACATGTACGTCGGCTACCCCCTGGTGCTGACGCTGCTGGCCTGGCTGCTGCCGGCCCGGATCGATCGTGACGAACAGTATTGCCCGGAGGTGACGCTGCTGATCGTGGCCTGCGACGAAGAGCGGGATATTGCCGCGAAGCTGGAGAACTCGCTGCTGCTCGATTATCCGCCGGAACGCCTGAAGATCGTGGTGGCCTCCGACGGTTCCGGCGACGCCACTGCGGCACTGGTGCGGGAATACGCCCCACGGGGCGTCCGCCTGCTCGATTTCCCCGTCAACCGCGGCAAGATCGCGGCGCTCAACGATGCCATGGAACAGATTCAGTCGGAAATCGTGGTGCTCTCCGACGCCAATGTGATGTACGAATGCCGGGCACTGCGCACCCTGGTGCGCAATTTCAACGACCCCACGGTGGGGGCCGTCTCCGGCAGGGTGACCTTGCTGAACAGCACCCTCAGCTACCGACACTCGGAAAACGCCTATTACGGCATCGAGCATTTCATCCAGGAAATGGAAGGAGCCACCGGCACCCTGGTGGGTGCGGACGGCGCCATGTACGCCATCCGGCGCAGTCTGTTTCTGCCGCCGCCCAACGACACCATCCTGGACGATTTCGTCATCGCCATGAACATTGCCCGGCAGGGATACCGGGTTCTCCACGAACCGGACGCCCTGGGCTTCGAGCGCAACCTGCACGAACTGGCCGACGAATTCCGGCGCAAGGCCCGCATCATTTCCGGCGGTTTCCAGTGGCTGCTCCGGGGAAGCGGGCTTCCCGACCTCTCCCGGCCGCTCTTGCTGTTCAACTTCGTCTCCCACAAGGTGCTGCGCTGGTTCAGCGGTGCCCTGTTCATTCCGCTCATACTGCTGCTGCTGCATATCCATCTGAGCCCCGACCTGACCACGCCGCTTCTCAGCACCGTCCTGTACCTGTTCTGCTGTGCCGCGCTGCTGGCTCTGCTGGGCCAGGTGGTCCCCACGGTCCGGCGGATCATCCCGATCAACCTGCTGCACTACTTCTTCATGCTGGCCCTGGCCTCGCTGGTGGGATTGTTCCGTGAGCTGGGGGGCGGACAGCAGGTGACCTGGCGTCGTGGGGTGACACCGTGTGCGGAATAA
- the asnB gene encoding asparagine synthase (glutamine-hydrolyzing), which yields MCGITGFIRRCAPSADTATLRRMGASIIHRGPDAGGEYLDRWVGLGHRRLSIIDLSPLGNQPMQSLDGRYVIVFNGEIYNFRALRNELKAEGCQFRSRTDTEVILALYRREGAACLNRLNGMFAFAIWDRDDKTLFLARDRIGKKPLYYYHGGGDRLAFASEIKALLQLPGIPRDPDPTAVADFLTYLYIPAPKTIFRAIHKLPPGHCLELRLGSGPVVSRYWDVDFSTTTAPLHQDEAAERLLELIAGSTASRMMADVPLGAFLSGGLDSSAIVALMAGSSGTPVTTCSIGFTDRQHDESVYAREVARCFSTNHAEYTLEEQLADTVTLLPRYFDEPFADSSAVPTFHVSRLARKVVTVALAGDGGDENFGGYDKYVVDLKEDLARRVIPRLFLKTLHAVAGRCSGTLMRKAATLASGALADPGRAFFRTNSFIDDASLRRLLAPGLATACRGYDPALHTLDAWERTRGADHLTSMLYTDLKTYLPGDILVKVDRMSMAHSLEVRAPLLDYRVVEFAASLPSRLKIHRGSKKYLLKRAFSAQLPPGIVNRRKHGFTVPLARWFRQDLRELAQRHLLEQRELAEFFDPGEVGRLWQEHQHGRADHGTLLWSLLSFSLWQQEYLQV from the coding sequence GTGTGCGGAATAACCGGCTTCATCCGCAGGTGCGCCCCCTCCGCCGACACCGCCACCCTGCGGCGGATGGGGGCCTCGATCATCCACCGCGGCCCCGATGCCGGCGGCGAATATCTGGACCGCTGGGTGGGGCTGGGGCACCGGCGCCTGAGCATCATCGATCTTTCCCCCCTGGGAAACCAGCCGATGCAGTCGCTCGACGGCCGCTACGTGATCGTGTTCAACGGTGAAATCTACAATTTCCGGGCACTGCGCAACGAGCTGAAGGCCGAGGGCTGCCAGTTCAGGAGCCGTACCGACACCGAGGTGATCCTGGCCCTCTACCGTCGCGAGGGTGCCGCCTGCCTCAACCGGCTCAACGGCATGTTCGCCTTTGCCATCTGGGACCGGGACGACAAGACCCTGTTCCTGGCCCGGGACAGGATCGGCAAGAAGCCGCTCTACTACTACCACGGCGGCGGCGACCGGCTGGCCTTTGCCTCGGAGATCAAGGCGCTGCTGCAACTTCCCGGTATCCCCCGGGACCCGGACCCCACCGCCGTGGCCGACTTCCTGACCTACCTCTACATCCCGGCGCCCAAGACCATTTTCCGCGCCATCCACAAGCTGCCGCCGGGACACTGTCTGGAACTGCGTCTCGGCAGCGGACCGGTGGTCAGCCGGTACTGGGACGTCGATTTTTCCACCACGACTGCACCGCTTCACCAGGACGAAGCAGCGGAACGTCTGCTGGAACTGATCGCCGGCAGCACGGCCAGCCGCATGATGGCGGACGTCCCCCTGGGGGCCTTTTTAAGCGGCGGACTCGACTCCAGCGCCATCGTGGCGCTCATGGCCGGCTCTTCCGGCACGCCGGTGACCACCTGCTCCATCGGCTTCACCGACCGGCAGCATGACGAAAGCGTCTATGCGCGCGAGGTTGCCCGCTGTTTTTCCACCAACCATGCCGAGTACACGCTGGAAGAGCAACTGGCCGACACCGTGACCCTGCTGCCCCGCTATTTTGACGAACCCTTTGCCGACTCCTCGGCGGTCCCCACCTTCCATGTCTCGCGGCTGGCCCGCAAGGTGGTCACCGTGGCCCTGGCCGGGGACGGCGGCGACGAAAACTTCGGCGGCTACGACAAATACGTGGTGGACCTGAAGGAAGACCTGGCCAGGCGGGTCATCCCCCGGCTGTTCCTGAAAACGCTGCATGCCGTGGCCGGCAGATGCTCCGGCACCCTGATGCGCAAGGCCGCCACCCTGGCCTCAGGCGCCCTGGCCGATCCGGGGCGGGCCTTTTTCCGCACCAACAGCTTCATCGACGACGCATCCCTGCGGCGCCTGCTCGCGCCGGGCCTGGCAACGGCCTGCCGCGGCTACGATCCGGCCCTGCACACCCTGGATGCCTGGGAACGGACCCGGGGCGCCGACCATCTGACCAGCATGCTCTACACCGACCTGAAAACCTATCTTCCCGGCGACATCCTGGTGAAGGTGGACCGGATGAGCATGGCCCACTCCCTGGAGGTGCGGGCGCCGCTGTTGGACTACCGGGTGGTGGAGTTCGCCGCCTCCCTGCCCAGCCGGCTGAAGATCCATCGGGGCAGCAAGAAATACCTGCTGAAACGGGCGTTCAGCGCGCAGTTGCCGCCGGGGATCGTCAACCGCCGCAAGCACGGTTTCACGGTGCCGCTGGCGCGCTGGTTCCGCCAGGACCTGCGGGAACTGGCACAGCGCCACCTTCTGGAGCAACGGGAGCTGGCCGAATTCTTCGATCCCGGCGAGGTGGGCCGGCTCTGGCAGGAACATCAGCATGGGCGCGCCGACCACGGCACCCTGCTCTGGAGCCTGCTTTCCTTTTCCCTCTGGCAACAGGAATACCTGCAGGTGTGA